A region of the Massilia sp. erpn genome:
AGGAACGCTATGTGCTGGCGATCGCGCCGCAAGACCTGCCGCAGTTCCAGGCACTGTGCGAACGCGAGCGCTGCCCGTTTGCCGTGGTGGGCGTGGCGACCGAAGAGCGCCAGCTGAAACTGGTGGACCATGAGCTGGGCAATTCGCCGGTCGATATGCCGATGGACGTCCTGCTCGGCAAACCGCCAAAAATGCAGCGCGACGTGCACCATGTGAAGAACGACTTCCCGGCCATCGACCTGACCGGCCTGGAACTGGAAGAAGCGGCCAAGCGCGTGCTGCTGCTGCCGACCGTGGGCGACAAGTCCTTCCTGATCACTATCGGCGACCGCAGCGTGGGCGCCATGTCAGTGCGCGACCAGATGGTGGGTCCATGGCAGGTGCCGGTGGCCGATTGCGCCGTCACCGCCATGAGCTATGAAGGCTATCTGGGCGAGGCGATGGCCATGGGCGAACGCACGCCGCTGGCCGTGATCGATGCGCCGGCCTCCGGCCGCATGGCCGTGGGCGAGACCATCACCAATATGGCTGCCGCGCCGATCGAAGATATCTCCTGCATCAAACTGTCCGCCAACTGGATGGCCGCCTGCGGCCAGCCGGGCCAGGACGCCGCCCTGTTCGACACCGTGAAAGCAGTCGGCATGGACCTGTGCCCGGCCCTGGGCATCAGCATCCCGGTCGGCAAGGATTCGCTGTCCATGCGCACCACCTGGAAGGACGAGGGCGAAGACAAGGCCGTGGTGTCGCCGGTGTCGCTGATCGTTTCCGGCTTCTCGCCGGTGTACGACGTGCGCAAGTCGCTGACCCCGCAGATCCGCACCGATCTGGGCGAAACCTCGATCATTCTGATCGACCTTGGCCGCGGCAAGAACCGCATGGGCGCCTCGGCGCTGGCGCAGGTGATCGGCCAACTGGGCAACGATGTGCCGGACGTGGACAGCGCGGAAGACCTGAAAGCCTTCTTCGCCGCCATCCAGCAACTGAACAAGGACGGCAAGCTGCTGGCCTACCACGACCGTTCGGACGGCGGCCTGTACGCCACGCTGACGGAAATGGCCTTCGCCGGCCGCGCCGGCCTGTCCGTCAATCTGGACATGCTGACCTTGGAAGGCGAACACGCCGCCGACTGGGGCGACGCCAAGAACTGGGCCGGCCAGGTGGCTGAACGCCGCAACGAGCTGACCCTGCGTGCCCTGTTCAGCGAAGAGCTGGGCGCCGTGATCCAGGTGCGTGCCGAAGAGAAGTCGCAAGTGATGGACGTGCTGCGCAGCTTCAATCTGGGTGCCTGCAGCCATATCATCGGCAAGCCGAACGAGCGTGGCGTGATCGAGTTCACGCGCGACGCCAAGACCATCTACAGCCAGTCGCGTTCCGCACTGCATCGCCTGTGGAGCGAAACCAGCTGGCGCATCTCGCGCCTGCGCGAGAACCCGGCCTGCGCCGACCAGGAATACGATCGCCTGCTGGACGAAACCGATCCAGGTATCGCGCCGAAGATCACGTTCGACCTGAACGAAGACGTGGCCGCGCCTTTCCTGGCCACCGGCGTGCGTCCGCGCGTCGCCATCCTGCGCGAGCAGGGCGTCAACTCGCACATCGAAACCGCCTGGGTCATGCACCAGGCAGGCTTCGCGGCGGTGGACGTGCACATGAGCGACCTGATTGCCGGCCGCGTCAAGCTGGACGACTTCCAGGGCATCATCGCCGTCGGCGGCTTCTCGTATGGCGATGTGCTGGGTGCGGGCGAAGGCTGGGCCAAATCCATCCTGTTCAACCCAGCCCTGGCCGAGCAGTTCGCGCGCTTCTTCCAGCGCCCCGACAGCTTCGGTCTCGGCGTCTGCAACGGCTGCCAGATGATGAGCAATCTGAAGTCCATCATCCCGGGCGCCCATGCCTGGCCGAAGTTCACCACCAACAAGTCGGAGAAATTCGAGGCGCGCTTCTCCATGGTCGAAGTGCTGGACTCGCCGTCCATCTTCTTCCAGGGCATGGCCGGCACCCAGAGCGCGATTGCCATCGCCCACGGCGAAGGCTATGCGGACTTCAGCCAGACCGGCAATATCGGCGAAGCCATCGGCGCGCTGCGCTTCATCGACAACAAGGGCGCAGCGACCGAAGCCTATCCGTACAACCCGAACGGCTCGCCGCAAGGCCTGACCTCGGTGACCACGGCCGACGGCCGCTTTACCGTGATGATGCCGCACGCCGAGCGCGTCTTCCGCACGGTGCAGCAATCCTGGCATCCTGACAGCTGGGGCGAGCATTCCCCATGGATGCGCATGTTCCGCAACGCCCGCAAGTTCGTGGGCTAAGCAGCACTGCCAGCCCGTCAGGGCGCAGCATGAAAAAAAGCCGGGTTTATCCCGGCTTTTTTTGTGCTCATCGCAGAGCAGTGTATTAGCAGCTTACTGGGCTGGACAATCAGCTGCCGCTACGTTTCGGACTAAGGCCTGAATTGCTGAGCGTGGCCATCACGAGATCGCAATGATCGCCTTGAATTTCAATAACGCCATCCTTGACGGTGCCGCCCGAACCGCAGGCGCTACGCAGCTGCTTACCAAGCTGGGCCAGCGCGGGCGGATCGAGGGCCAAGCCTTTGACCAGGGTAACGGTCTTGCCGCCGCGGCCCTTGGTCTGGCGTGAAACGCGGATCTGGCCATCGCCGGCCATGGTGGTTTGGGCTTTGCAGATGCAGGCGGCAATGGCCTGGCGGCAGGCGGGGCAGGTGCGGCCGACTTCGGTCGAGTAGACGAGGCCGCCGCTGGACTTACTTCTCATGGCTTGATGTGTTCGGAAAAAAGCGCCAGCATAACAGCCAGTCTGGTCCTTGTGGAGCCTATTGTTTACCTGTTTCCCCTGGTCGACGGAACTGGGAAAGAAATTTGCTAATTTAGCCAGTGTGGCTTTCTGCGTGGTATGCTGCCTTTCCTTTTTGCCATCTTACGTGGAGGCGATTTCTGATGAGGCCGTATGTAATGCACTTTTCCTTTTCCCTGGTGTTGCTGCGCGTCGCGGTCGCCATCATGTTCATGGCGCATGCCGGAGTACGCGTCTTGAACGGCACGATTCCGCGTTTCGCCGGCTTCCTGGAGACACTGGGCTTTCCCTACGGCTTGACGATTGTTTGGGCCATCACCTTGTTCGAACTGGCCGGCGGACTGCTCCTGATCGCGGATATCGCCAGAAAATGGATAGTAAGCGGCCTGCTTTTCATTGCCGGCATGGGAATCGTGCTGATTCATTTCCAGAATGGCTGGTTTGTCGGCGAACATGGTACCGGCGGCATGGAATACAGCGTGCTGCTGATGGTTTCCTTGCTGGTGATCGCCAATATGCCGCAAGCTGCGCGCACGCGCCAGGCCTGAGCGCGGCAGTACTGCGGGCTGCTGCCAAAGCGGACGGTAGCCCGTGGCCTAGCCCCGGTAAGCCCTTTGCAGCTCTGCGAAATCGATTTTTCTCATCTTCAGCAGGGCGGTCATGACACGTTGGGCTTTGCCGGACTCGACATCGCGCATCATGTCGCTTATGGTGGAAGGCACAATTTGCCACGATAGGCCATATTTGTCCTTGAGCCAGCCACATTGCTGGGCGGCCGGATCACCGCCTTCGCCCAGGTGACGCCAGTAGTAATCGATTTCATCCTGGTTGTCGCAATTGACGATGAGCGAAATGGCTTCGCTGAACTTGAAGACCGGCCCGCCGTTCAGGGCGGTGAAACGGCAACCGGCGAGTTCGAAGGCCACCACCATGACCGAGCCGGGCGGACGGCCATGGATTTCCTGCCCGGCCTCCGTGTACAGGCTGACACTGGAAATACTGGAACTGGGGAAAATGCCGGTGTAGTAGCGTGCCGCTTGTTCCGCCTGGTCGTCGAACCATAGGCAGGGTTGAATCTTGTGAGCAATACTGGGCATGGCCGTTCCCCTTCACACAGAAAGAAGCCATGCTGGCACAGATCGCCCGACGTTTCAAACTGGCCCGTTCAAGCGTGCGCAGCTGAGCCTAAATGGCGCGCCGCTTCGCGGTAGCTGAGCGGTGAAAGCTGCGCTCCGGAGGCGTCGAGGAAGGCGCGCACGGCTTGCGGCCGGTGGTGGGCGTAGTCGCGCAAGGCCCAGCCGATGGCTTTGCGAATGAAAAACTCCTGTTCATGGGCCTGGTTCAAGCAATAGCGGAACAGACGCGCTTCGTCGACCGCGTCGCGCCAGCCGAGCTGGTGCAGCAGGGCGATGCGGCGCAGCCAGAAGTCCTCGTGGGCCAGCGCCTGGTCCATGCCTTCATGGCTGCCGCGCAGTACCTGGCCGATCAGGCTGGCAAGGCCGTCGACCGTATCCCACCAGGATTGCCGCCGCGCCAGCGCCAGCAGGGCAGGCAGCTCCTGCGGCGTCAGCTCTTTCCAGTACATGGCCAGCAGGTCGATGGCGAGGTATTGGTATTCGCGCTGCGGCAGCTCCCACAGCGTGTCAGCCAGTTGCAGCAGCGCGGCGGCGCCCAGGCCCTTCTGCGCTTTCAACCAGGGCTTGGCGGTGGCGCGGCGCAAGGGTGTGGGCAGACCCAAAAAGTCGAACTGGTTGCGCATATAGGCACGCATCTCAGATGCCTTATCGCGCAAGGCAGCGGCTTGCAGGATAAGGTGCAAGGACTCGAGCGTGACGGTGTGCATAGAGTTTGGAAAGATGGTGGAAAAGAAAAGAATATTTTCTAATAATTTTTAAGAAAAACACCTGAATTTGGATGTTAAAATTTTGTTGCATTCTTTATGAAAGCCATTGTCTTCGCATTAGCAATGCTATACAGTGGGTATTACGCACTTGCAGTTACCGCCGGAGCCAAGATAAGATCTTTTGGAGATTTCCCCAAATGCGCTCCCCAGACAAAAAAGAGGTTTCTGGCGAAATAAGTGCGGGATACGCAGAATATTAGCGTAAATCCTTAAAGCCCGCTGCCAGCGGGCTTTTTTTATTAAAGAAATATTGGAGGCGGCAGCATCTCTATAGCGTGCTTATGCCATTTTCTGGCTGATCTCAATAAGATAAGGCGCGAGTGTATGTTGAACCGAGTCACAGATCGCATCACGAAAAACGCGCTTGCGTCTTGCTCGGGCACGATGCTTGGAAGGAATTAGTGCCAAATCCTTTCTTGGCATTGGTATGCTAATCAAATAGGCATTCATGCCGCGATCCAGCATGCCATATTCTTCAAAGAAGTTATCATACGAGAAATATGTTTTTTCCGAACTGCATACCTGCTGTTCAGTTCGAATGCCGACCAAGGTGCTGATGCCCAGCGAGACGGCAACACCTTGCACAGCCGCCATCAGCACATCTGCCGGGTGGGTGTCATCGCATTCCGCGATGACAGGCCGTAGCGCGGTTTGACTTACCAGGCCTTGCACGCAGGTGATGAAAACAACATTCTGCTGCTCAAGTCCGAAGGTGGCACCGCTGCTCAAAATAAAGACCAGGCGGTACACTGCGCGTTCCGCCAACTTCATGGAGATGCATAAATCGCCTTCGGTGTGGAATGTGGCTGGGAAATCGAGATCGATTGTGAGCCGGGAATTTGCCTGTTCTGATTTCCATAGCACTAATTTGTCGCCATAGACCATATCGGCGAAGGCATCGTTGAAGAACTTCTGCATCAGCGAGTAATGCGATGTAACCAGTGCAAGGCGGCAACGGGTTGCCAGATTCAAGGCCGCGTACTTCACCAGGTATTTATACACTATTTTAGGATGCCGCCGAATCAGATGCCTGGTGCGTGGGTGATACATCACCCGCATCAATTTGATATGTTTATGAAAATGAAAAACAATGAAGCCGACGCTCAAGAAGTTGCCGAGATGATGAAGAGTATCCCTGAGCAACATAAGTTGAGCGGCCATGATATATCCTCTAGGAAAATTAGCAATGAAATTAATCATTTCACCAATAATTGTACTAAAAAATCGCTACTTTCTTGGAACTAACTACCCATATGCCAAGGTAAAAAATGGGAATATTTCAAATATTGCCATAGATGGGAAGGTGTTTGTATTTCTATTTTAACTTAAGTCTTTGATTCTTTTGAATTTGAGCTGCATGAGAAAAAATTAATTTTTATAATAGAGAAACAAAGCAGTACGGCCTCTGGCTGAATGTTTTTTCCGGCACGTTGTTTTTTTGAATATTATTTTTCATTAGTGAAAAATTTATCGCTTCAGCATGGCGGCTTGGCTGCAAGGGGCAGCGGCCTTTGCCGGCATTCATCCGCGTGCCGCCGTAAACGAAAAAAGCACTCCGAGGAGTGCTTTTGCCGGTTTGAACAAGGCCTTACTGAATCTTGGCTTTTTTCATCAGCTCTTCGCGGTAGGTTGCGATCTTGCGCTGGGTCAGGGCCTCTTCCACGCGTTCTTTCAGTTCCTCGTAGGATGGCACTTTGCCGGCGCGGCTGCCTTCCAGCTTGATCACGTGATAACCGAACTGCGACTGCACCGGCTTGTCGGTGACCTGGCCGTCTTTCAGGGCCACCATGGCTTCGGAGAACGGCTGCACATAGGTCGAAGGCGTTGCCCAGCCCAGGTCGCCGCCGTTGTTGGCGGAACCGTCTTTCGACACCTTGGCCAGTTCCTCGAACTTGCCGCCGGCTTTCAGCTTGGCGATGATGTCGGTGGCTTCCTTCTCGGTGCCAACCAGGATGTGGCGGGCGTGGTATTCCTTCTCGCTACGCGAAGCCTTGAACTTCTCGTACTCGGCTTTCACGTCGGCTTCCTTGACTGGATTCTTTTTCAGGTATTCCTGCCACATGGCGTTGATGATGATGCTCTGGCGCGCATTGTCCAGGGCTGCCTTCACCTCGGGCTTGGTGCCGAAGCCTTGCTTGTCCGCTTCCTGGATCAGCACTTCGCGGGCGATCAGATCTTTCTTGATCATTTCGCGCAGCTGTGGCGAATCGGGCTGGCGGCTTTGGGCTACCACTTGCTTGACCGCGGCGTCCAGGCGCGCTTGGGGAATCGCTTTGCCATTGACGGTCGCCAGGGTTTGCGCCATGACGGGCGCGGCGGCGATGGCGGTCAGGGCGATCAACAGACGGGCGGGCTTCAAAATCATTGTCTATTCCTATGAAGGGTAGGGTGAAAAGAAGACCGGCGCCTCTGGGGCGCCGGCATCGTTTTGCGAATTACTGTACTTTGGCTTTCTTGGTCAGCTCTTCCTGGTACGCCTGTACTTTCTTCTGGGTCAGGGCTTCGCCGATTTGCGGCTTCAGCTCGTCCAGGGTCGGCAGCTTGGCGGCGCGGATTTCATCGACCTTGATCACGTGGAAACCGTTCGGGGTTTGCACGGCTTTCTCGGTGATCTGGCCTTTTTGCAGGCCGACGAAGGCGTCCGAGAAGACTTTCGGGAAGGCCGATGGCACTGCCCAGTCCAGGTCGCCGCCGCTGCCGGCGGTGCCGGTGTCTTTCGAGGTCTTGGCCAGCTCTTCGAACTTGGCGCCGCCTTTCAGTTTGGTGATGACTTCATTGGCCTGGGCTTCGGTTTCCAGCAGGATGTGGCGCACATGGTATTCCTTGTCGCCGGTCTGGGCTACGAAGCGGTCGTATTCAGCCTTGATCTCGGTATCCTTGACCGGGTTCTTTTTCAGGTACTCGGTAATGAAGGCGTTGATGATGATGGCTTGACGGGCATTTTCCAGTTGCTGTTTGACGGCGGCATCCTTGTCGAAGTTCTGCTTCACCGCTTCTTGCATCAGCACTTCGCGGCCGATCAGCTCACGCTTGATCGCCTCACGCAGTTGTGGGGAGTCGGTCTGCTGGCCTTGGGCCACCAGTTGTTTGACTGCTGCTTCCACACGCGAGGTAGGAATCGCTTTGCCGTTAACCACAGCAATGTTCTGTGCAAATACAGGTGCCGACGCTACGGCGAGAAGTGCGAGCAGCAGACGGGCTGGCTTGAAAGTCATTATTAATTCCTAGGGGAAAAGTTCTTGAAAATCGCGGTAAAACGGGAGGTGGATCGCGGAGCACACTCAGCGCTTCAACTTGAATAGTCTATGTGATGAGCTTCTTTGATGTTAGTCCCAAATTGCCGCGCATATCATACTTCCGATGGTGCCAATGCGGTAATGGCCAATGCATGAATTTCTTTATGCATCATATCGTGCACGGAATCATACACCAGACGATGCCTTGTGACGAGTTTATGACCTTCGAATTGCGCAGAAACGATTTTCAAGCGGTAATGGCCACCGCCAGAGGCGGCGCCGGCATGGCCGGCATGCATGGCCGATTCATCATCCAGCACCATTTCCAGCGGGGTGAAGGCGGCTTCGAGACGTGCCCGGATTTGTGCGATGCGCGCGTCGTTCATGCCTCGTCCTTGATGTGTTTAGTCAGATAAATCGTCTGCGCAATAATGAACACAAACATGATGCCGGTTACGCCAAAGACCTTGAAACTGACCCAGGCGCCAGTGTCGGTGCGGAACAACACAAAAGCCACGAAGAGGTTGAGGAAGCCCAATACCACCCAGAACGTCATCCAGGCCAGGTTCAGGCGGTGCCAGATTTCCTCGGGCAGGGCGAATTGTTTTTCCATTGCGGCGCGCATCAGGTTTTTGCGGAAACCCCAATGGGCGACCATCATGCCGACGGCAAAGCACCAGTAGATAATGGTCGGCTTCCATTTGATGAAGTTATCATCGTGGAAATAAATCGTCAGCCCGCCGAACATCACGAAAATCAGCAGGGAGAGCCAGAGAATGCCGTCGACCTTGAGCCGGCGCAGCAGCAGTGAGGCAATCTGGATCGCCGTGGCCACGATGCCGGATAGGCTGGCGATGATAATCGGCGCCTGGCTGGCCGTGACCACGCCGCCGGAAATGATGGCGCTGAAATGGTCGTTGATAAAAGCCTGGGCCACCGCTTCATTCGAACCGGCCCATTTATAACTGCCGAAAAACACCAGCAGCGGAAATAAATCAAACAGGAATTTCATATTATTTTCAGTCTTGAGGGTCAAAACGCAGGGATGCCGAATTGATGCAATAACGCAATCCGGTCGGCGGCGGCCCATCCGGGAAGACATGGCCCAGATGGGCGTCGCAGACTGCGCAAATAATTTCGGTGCGCAGCATACCATGCGAGCGGTCAACTTTCTCGATTACCTTGGCCGGGTCCAGGGCTTGGAAATAGCTGGGCCAGCCGCAGCCTGAGTCGAACTTGGCGTCCGAGGCGAACAGCGGCGTATCACAGCAGACGCAGGTGTAGATGCCGTGGGCGTGATGGTCCCAGTATTTGCCGGTGAAGGCGCGTTCGGTGGCGGCGTGGCGCGTCACCTGGTATTCCAGCGGATCGAGCTGGGCGCGCCATTCGGCATCGCTTTTCTGTACTTTGTCGTTCATGATCGCTTTCAGGATGAACAGCTGACTTCCAAATGGCTTGCCCAGTCGGGCGGCAAGGCGGCGTATTGCTCGTATTCCGGCTGTTCGTCATAGGGGCGCTGCAAGACCGCAAGCAGGCGCGCCACTTCAGTAAAGTCCTTATTCTGCGCTTTTTCAATGGCTTGCTGCGCAAGATAGTTGCGTAACACATACTTTGGGTTGACCAGATTCATCGCTACCTGGCGTGCGGCGTCGTCGCTCTGCTCGGCGCGCAGGCGGCTGCGGTATTGCTCGGCCCAGGCATCGAAGGCGGGCCGGTCGATGAAGAGGTCACGCAGCGGCTCGTCGCCCGCCGCCGAGGCCGCTTGCAAGCCGCCCAGGCGGCGGAAGAACAGGGTAAAGTCGGCGTGATTGGCCTGCAGCAGCTCGAACATGGCGTCGAACAGGGCGCGGTCTTCCTCGCGCTCCTCTTTCAGGCCGAGCTTGGCGTGCAGCAGGCGGTCGATGGCGGTGGCGAACTCGGGTTGGTAGACGTCGAGGGTGGCCTGGGCGACGTCCACTTCGCCGATCAGGGGCAGCAGGGCTTGTGCCAGCGCATAGCAGTTCCAGTGGCCGATCTGCGGCTGCATGGCATAGGAATAGCGGCCTTGCTGATCGCTGTGGTTGCAGATGTGCCGGGGATCGAAGGCTTCCATGAAGCCGAAGGGGCCGTAATCGAGGGTTTGGCCGAGAATGGACATATTGTCGGTGTTCAGCACGCCATGCATGAAGCCGACCGCCTGCCATTGGGCGACCAGGCGCGCCGTGCGCCGTGCGACTTCTTCCAGCAGGGCGGCATAGGGATTGGCCGCCGCCAGCAGGTCGGGGTAGAAGCGGCCGATCACATAGTCGGCCAGGATTTTCAGCTCGTCCGGTTTGTTCTTGTAGAACCAGTGTTCGAAGGAGCCGAAGCGCACGAAGCTGGGCGCCATGCGGATCACCACGGCCGCCGTCTCGATGCTTTCGCGCACCACGCCCTGGTCCGAGCCGGCCACCGAGAGGGCGCGCGACGTCGGGATGCCGAGCGCATGCATGGCTTCCGAGCACAGGAATTCGCGGATCGAAGAGCGCAGTACGGCGCGGCCGTCGCCCATGCGCGAGTAGGGCGTCAGGCCGCTGCCCTTCCATTGCAGTTCCAGCGGCCCCTCGGCGCCGGCGACATCGCCCAGCAGGATGGCGCGGCCGTCGCCGAGCTGGCCGGCCCAGACGCCGAACTGGTGGCCGGAATACACGGCGGCCAGCGGCTGGGAACGGTCGGGCACGCGGTTGCCGATCAGCACATCCACGCCGTCCGGCGTTGCCAGTG
Encoded here:
- a CDS encoding peptidylprolyl isomerase; translation: MTFKPARLLLALLAVASAPVFAQNIAVVNGKAIPTSRVEAAVKQLVAQGQQTDSPQLREAIKRELIGREVLMQEAVKQNFDKDAAVKQQLENARQAIIINAFITEYLKKNPVKDTEIKAEYDRFVAQTGDKEYHVRHILLETEAQANEVITKLKGGAKFEELAKTSKDTGTAGSGGDLDWAVPSAFPKVFSDAFVGLQKGQITEKAVQTPNGFHVIKVDEIRAAKLPTLDELKPQIGEALTQKKVQAYQEELTKKAKVQ
- a CDS encoding DoxX family protein, which translates into the protein MHFSFSLVLLRVAVAIMFMAHAGVRVLNGTIPRFAGFLETLGFPYGLTIVWAITLFELAGGLLLIADIARKWIVSGLLFIAGMGIVLIHFQNGWFVGEHGTGGMEYSVLLMVSLLVIANMPQAARTRQA
- a CDS encoding peptidyl-prolyl cis-trans isomerase: MILKPARLLIALTAIAAAPVMAQTLATVNGKAIPQARLDAAVKQVVAQSRQPDSPQLREMIKKDLIAREVLIQEADKQGFGTKPEVKAALDNARQSIIINAMWQEYLKKNPVKEADVKAEYEKFKASRSEKEYHARHILVGTEKEATDIIAKLKAGGKFEELAKVSKDGSANNGGDLGWATPSTYVQPFSEAMVALKDGQVTDKPVQSQFGYHVIKLEGSRAGKVPSYEELKERVEEALTQRKIATYREELMKKAKIQ
- a CDS encoding septation protein A; protein product: MKFLFDLFPLLVFFGSYKWAGSNEAVAQAFINDHFSAIISGGVVTASQAPIIIASLSGIVATAIQIASLLLRRLKVDGILWLSLLIFVMFGGLTIYFHDDNFIKWKPTIIYWCFAVGMMVAHWGFRKNLMRAAMEKQFALPEEIWHRLNLAWMTFWVVLGFLNLFVAFVLFRTDTGAWVSFKVFGVTGIMFVFIIAQTIYLTKHIKDEA
- the msrB gene encoding peptide-methionine (R)-S-oxide reductase MsrB — translated: MNDKVQKSDAEWRAQLDPLEYQVTRHAATERAFTGKYWDHHAHGIYTCVCCDTPLFASDAKFDSGCGWPSYFQALDPAKVIEKVDRSHGMLRTEIICAVCDAHLGHVFPDGPPPTGLRYCINSASLRFDPQD
- a CDS encoding DUF535 family protein; its protein translation is MAAQLMLLRDTLHHLGNFLSVGFIVFHFHKHIKLMRVMYHPRTRHLIRRHPKIVYKYLVKYAALNLATRCRLALVTSHYSLMQKFFNDAFADMVYGDKLVLWKSEQANSRLTIDLDFPATFHTEGDLCISMKLAERAVYRLVFILSSGATFGLEQQNVVFITCVQGLVSQTALRPVIAECDDTHPADVLMAAVQGVAVSLGISTLVGIRTEQQVCSSEKTYFSYDNFFEEYGMLDRGMNAYLISIPMPRKDLALIPSKHRARARRKRVFRDAICDSVQHTLAPYLIEISQKMA
- a CDS encoding YdiU family protein, producing the protein MPLDNSFASLPPAFYTRLMPTPLPAPYLVALSPAAAQLAGLDVAALATPDGVDVLIGNRVPDRSQPLAAVYSGHQFGVWAGQLGDGRAILLGDVAGAEGPLELQWKGSGLTPYSRMGDGRAVLRSSIREFLCSEAMHALGIPTSRALSVAGSDQGVVRESIETAAVVIRMAPSFVRFGSFEHWFYKNKPDELKILADYVIGRFYPDLLAAANPYAALLEEVARRTARLVAQWQAVGFMHGVLNTDNMSILGQTLDYGPFGFMEAFDPRHICNHSDQQGRYSYAMQPQIGHWNCYALAQALLPLIGEVDVAQATLDVYQPEFATAIDRLLHAKLGLKEEREEDRALFDAMFELLQANHADFTLFFRRLGGLQAASAAGDEPLRDLFIDRPAFDAWAEQYRSRLRAEQSDDAARQVAMNLVNPKYVLRNYLAQQAIEKAQNKDFTEVARLLAVLQRPYDEQPEYEQYAALPPDWASHLEVSCSS
- a CDS encoding translation initiation factor Sui1, with protein sequence MRSKSSGGLVYSTEVGRTCPACRQAIAACICKAQTTMAGDGQIRVSRQTKGRGGKTVTLVKGLALDPPALAQLGKQLRSACGSGGTVKDGVIEIQGDHCDLVMATLSNSGLSPKRSGS
- the purL gene encoding phosphoribosylformylglycinamidine synthase; the encoded protein is MLILPGSNALSAFRSQRLLTQLQAVLPAISSVQARYVHFVDAANPLSTDDTNRLNGLLTYGEPALPEHAEGHVEEFFVIPRFGTISPWASKATDIVHNCGMAHIHRVERGVAYRVNLKAGILGSSIGAAKKLTPEEAQAVAALLHDRMTESVLRHPDQAADLFRSLEAKPLESIDVLGAGRMALEKANTDLGLAMSEDEIDYLLDAFTTAKRNPTDVELMMFAQANSEHCRHKIFNADWTIDGVAQDLSLFKMIKNTHQLQPKGTVVAYSDNSSIMEGAEVTRFYPRGAGHEYGASTELVHTLMKVETHNHPTAISPFPGASTGAGGEIRDEGATGRGAKPKAGLTGFTVSNLMLPEAVQAWENAANVTAPVGKRDESTVYGKPDRIASPLQIMIEGPLGGAAFSNEFGRPVLGGYFRTYEQNIGKQFAGAHDTVFGYHKPIMIAGGIGNISAKHTHKNDIPVGSLLVQLGGPGMRIGMGGSAASSMATGTNTADLDFDSVQRGNPEMERRAQEVINGCWQLADANPIISIHDVGAGGLSNAFPEITNDAKRGAIFDLRKVPLEESGMAPKEIWSNESQERYVLAIAPQDLPQFQALCERERCPFAVVGVATEERQLKLVDHELGNSPVDMPMDVLLGKPPKMQRDVHHVKNDFPAIDLTGLELEEAAKRVLLLPTVGDKSFLITIGDRSVGAMSVRDQMVGPWQVPVADCAVTAMSYEGYLGEAMAMGERTPLAVIDAPASGRMAVGETITNMAAAPIEDISCIKLSANWMAACGQPGQDAALFDTVKAVGMDLCPALGISIPVGKDSLSMRTTWKDEGEDKAVVSPVSLIVSGFSPVYDVRKSLTPQIRTDLGETSIILIDLGRGKNRMGASALAQVIGQLGNDVPDVDSAEDLKAFFAAIQQLNKDGKLLAYHDRSDGGLYATLTEMAFAGRAGLSVNLDMLTLEGEHAADWGDAKNWAGQVAERRNELTLRALFSEELGAVIQVRAEEKSQVMDVLRSFNLGACSHIIGKPNERGVIEFTRDAKTIYSQSRSALHRLWSETSWRISRLRENPACADQEYDRLLDETDPGIAPKITFDLNEDVAAPFLATGVRPRVAILREQGVNSHIETAWVMHQAGFAAVDVHMSDLIAGRVKLDDFQGIIAVGGFSYGDVLGAGEGWAKSILFNPALAEQFARFFQRPDSFGLGVCNGCQMMSNLKSIIPGAHAWPKFTTNKSEKFEARFSMVEVLDSPSIFFQGMAGTQSAIAIAHGEGYADFSQTGNIGEAIGALRFIDNKGAATEAYPYNPNGSPQGLTSVTTADGRFTVMMPHAERVFRTVQQSWHPDSWGEHSPWMRMFRNARKFVG
- a CDS encoding DNA alkylation repair protein; this encodes MHTVTLESLHLILQAAALRDKASEMRAYMRNQFDFLGLPTPLRRATAKPWLKAQKGLGAAALLQLADTLWELPQREYQYLAIDLLAMYWKELTPQELPALLALARRQSWWDTVDGLASLIGQVLRGSHEGMDQALAHEDFWLRRIALLHQLGWRDAVDEARLFRYCLNQAHEQEFFIRKAIGWALRDYAHHRPQAVRAFLDASGAQLSPLSYREAARHLGSAAHA
- a CDS encoding BolA family transcriptional regulator, encoding MNDARIAQIRARLEAAFTPLEMVLDDESAMHAGHAGAASGGGHYRLKIVSAQFEGHKLVTRHRLVYDSVHDMMHKEIHALAITALAPSEV
- a CDS encoding VOC family protein, which encodes MPSIAHKIQPCLWFDDQAEQAARYYTGIFPSSSISSVSLYTEAGQEIHGRPPGSVMVVAFELAGCRFTALNGGPVFKFSEAISLIVNCDNQDEIDYYWRHLGEGGDPAAQQCGWLKDKYGLSWQIVPSTISDMMRDVESGKAQRVMTALLKMRKIDFAELQRAYRG